In Nitrosococcus oceani ATCC 19707, the following proteins share a genomic window:
- a CDS encoding DCC1-like thiol-disulfide oxidoreductase family protein, which translates to MYQKVFSLVKIGLEKQVPALGLGVFRIFLGLVILQEIVFLYYFRHLIFDTIPFIDVASPSIYFFLILWGINTLFLTTGYHTRLAAIVNYFFWVIFTAFTPMWRDFDGGFDQFMIGSSFLLIFLPTERAFSLDNLRVRLKFLKSELHHDPVSTVSVLSYYLPLAISLGLIYFDSAVHKLFAEHWRNGLGAWLPLTMPYYISAIDMTWFLNQEFLQKFIGYLIIVFEFIFIFTFYLRSFRVPLMITGISLHSGIILSLNIYPFGFGMLVYYFLMVPFSWWQGLKKTLQFKSPQLVVFYDQQCPLCNRTRIIIEHFDIFKAINFEGLQKRAKKYPELNNISEEQLLKDIYALDQKGHLYVGIDAYLQILLKMKYPALAGIFIRIPGVYHFGKKIYRRIADQRARLTCDESCFVSSENSLQEAYSFKRSYEYYAGTKKQRSNRITKFLVLIMLLQLNSTIHYGIFYRLNEDGAESEIGQILSPISNAVLFLSHAFLGITPHALYMHDHFHGYNHILALTYKNSQGQEQWLPFVNEEGRLVAPNWGRVQSMWANVAVTPHIEQRRLYKFIKKMTAFWGKKIDLDLQDTEFIIKMKRIDVPVHWERNLRNKNINRPWVNIGRVIWHKGLARIEIQDINLESL; encoded by the coding sequence ATGTATCAAAAAGTATTCAGTCTCGTCAAAATTGGACTTGAAAAACAGGTGCCGGCGTTAGGGCTTGGCGTTTTTCGTATTTTCTTGGGTTTAGTTATTCTTCAAGAAATTGTTTTTCTCTATTATTTCCGCCATCTTATTTTTGATACTATTCCTTTTATTGATGTCGCTTCGCCTTCCATTTATTTTTTCTTGATTTTATGGGGCATTAATACCCTTTTTTTAACTACGGGTTACCATACGCGTCTCGCCGCTATTGTCAATTATTTTTTTTGGGTCATCTTTACCGCCTTTACCCCTATGTGGCGAGATTTTGATGGGGGTTTTGATCAGTTTATGATCGGATCGAGTTTTCTTCTTATTTTCTTGCCCACGGAAAGAGCATTCTCCTTAGACAATCTTAGAGTAAGACTTAAATTTCTGAAATCGGAATTGCACCACGATCCTGTTAGTACCGTTTCTGTTCTTAGCTATTATCTTCCTCTCGCTATCTCTTTAGGACTCATTTACTTTGATTCGGCTGTTCATAAATTATTTGCGGAGCATTGGCGTAATGGATTAGGCGCATGGTTACCTTTGACGATGCCTTATTATATTTCCGCGATCGATATGACGTGGTTCCTGAATCAAGAATTCCTGCAAAAATTTATTGGTTATTTGATTATAGTTTTTGAATTTATTTTTATTTTTACTTTTTATCTCCGGTCTTTTCGCGTGCCTTTGATGATTACGGGGATCTCTCTCCATAGCGGTATTATTTTATCCCTTAATATTTATCCTTTTGGCTTCGGAATGCTGGTTTATTACTTTTTGATGGTCCCTTTTTCATGGTGGCAGGGCTTAAAGAAAACATTACAGTTTAAGTCGCCACAATTGGTTGTTTTCTATGATCAACAATGCCCGCTTTGCAATCGCACCAGAATTATTATAGAGCATTTTGATATTTTTAAAGCTATCAATTTTGAAGGACTGCAAAAGCGTGCAAAAAAATATCCTGAACTGAATAACATTTCTGAAGAACAATTGCTAAAAGACATTTATGCTCTCGATCAAAAAGGACATCTGTACGTAGGTATAGACGCCTACCTGCAAATTTTATTGAAAATGAAATATCCTGCTCTTGCAGGAATTTTTATAAGAATTCCAGGGGTTTATCATTTTGGGAAAAAAATATATCGGCGAATTGCTGATCAGCGTGCTCGTCTTACCTGCGATGAGAGCTGCTTTGTTTCTTCAGAAAATTCCCTACAGGAGGCATATAGCTTCAAAAGAAGCTACGAATATTATGCTGGAACAAAAAAACAACGCTCTAATCGGATTACCAAGTTTTTAGTATTGATCATGCTTTTGCAGTTAAATAGTACGATTCACTATGGGATATTTTATCGCCTCAACGAGGATGGAGCAGAAAGCGAGATCGGCCAGATTTTATCGCCGATAAGCAATGCAGTATTGTTTCTATCTCATGCCTTTCTAGGAATAACACCCCATGCGCTTTATATGCATGATCATTTTCATGGTTATAACCACATTTTGGCGCTCACCTACAAAAACAGCCAGGGACAGGAGCAATGGCTTCCATTTGTGAACGAGGAAGGAAGGTTAGTTGCGCCAAACTGGGGAAGAGTTCAGTCTATGTGGGCAAATGTGGCAGTGACTCCCCATATAGAGCAAAGGCGTCTTTATAAATTTATTAAAAAAATGACTGCTTTTTGGGGTAAGAAGATAGATCTGGATTTACAAGATACTGAATTTATCATAAAAATGAAGAGAATAGATGTTCCTGTGCATTGGGAAAGGAATCTGCGTAATAAGAATATAAATCGGCCATGGGTAAATATTGGGAGAGTAATTTGGCACAAAGGCTTGGCAAGAATAGAGATACAGGATATTAATCTTGAGTCATTATAG
- a CDS encoding DUF2333 family protein: MSVTSSIAHKSKEGARRLAWLYRPRTWKEKGLLWTIGLALATYMVIVVILGILWSFEPEVFDGRTHTQEVAAVFAKDIADEMDLPQSKRKELPAGFIATSTAIHVARTLLEKPGGYLSNDVFPPGVYLDNIPNWEFGVLVQLRDFVRNLRNDFSRAQTQSLEDKDLQIADPQFNFNSESWILPTTESQYRKGNKALLSYLKRLSDDKKNDGHFFVRSDNLRSYLEVVEKRLGGLTQRLIAAVGEVQFNVNLAGERQGRSAKPEPREVRVKTSWWEIDDVFYEARGSAWALVHFLHALRIEFEHVLQDKNAEVSLAQVIRSLENSQKTLWSPMILNGDGFGTLANHSLVMASYLAAANAALIDLRNLLKQG; encoded by the coding sequence ATGAGCGTGACAAGTTCTATTGCGCACAAATCAAAGGAAGGCGCTCGCCGCCTGGCCTGGCTATACCGTCCCCGAACTTGGAAAGAGAAAGGGCTTCTCTGGACAATTGGCCTTGCCTTAGCTACCTATATGGTCATCGTGGTGATTCTAGGCATCCTCTGGTCGTTTGAACCAGAAGTTTTCGACGGCCGCACTCATACCCAAGAAGTTGCCGCCGTATTTGCTAAAGACATTGCTGACGAAATGGACTTGCCCCAAAGCAAACGGAAGGAGTTGCCCGCCGGCTTTATTGCCACGAGCACGGCAATTCACGTCGCTAGAACTTTGTTGGAAAAACCAGGCGGTTATCTTAGCAACGATGTTTTCCCTCCCGGCGTCTATCTGGATAATATTCCCAATTGGGAATTCGGCGTATTAGTCCAGTTACGGGATTTTGTGCGCAATCTGCGCAACGATTTTTCCCGCGCCCAGACCCAGTCCCTTGAGGACAAGGATTTGCAGATTGCCGATCCCCAGTTTAATTTCAACTCGGAATCCTGGATACTCCCCACCACGGAAAGCCAATACCGGAAAGGCAACAAGGCATTGCTCAGTTATTTAAAGCGTCTCTCGGACGACAAAAAAAATGATGGCCACTTCTTTGTCCGCTCCGATAACCTGCGCTCCTACCTGGAAGTGGTGGAAAAACGGCTGGGGGGATTAACCCAACGCTTAATAGCCGCCGTGGGCGAAGTGCAATTCAATGTTAACCTGGCGGGGGAACGGCAAGGCCGCTCAGCCAAGCCCGAGCCCCGCGAGGTCCGGGTCAAGACCTCGTGGTGGGAAATCGACGATGTATTTTATGAAGCCCGTGGCTCTGCCTGGGCTCTTGTTCACTTTCTTCATGCCTTGCGGATCGAGTTCGAGCATGTCCTCCAGGATAAAAACGCCGAGGTTAGCTTGGCACAGGTTATTCGTAGCCTAGAAAATTCCCAGAAAACTCTCTGGAGTCCAATGATACTCAACGGCGATGGTTTCGGCACGTTGGCTAACCACTCTCTAGTGATGGCCTCCTATTTAGCCGCAGCTAACGCCGCGCTTATCGATCTCCGCAATCTGTTAAAGCAAGGTTAA
- a CDS encoding MTH1187 family thiamine-binding protein, translating to MRATAELQMIPIGSEISVRPEISRVIEILQEHDFILETHASGTNIEGELEDILSVIRKIHETLHQEGAVRLISYLKVETRTDKIPTIAGKRL from the coding sequence ATGAGAGCAACGGCTGAATTACAAATGATTCCGATAGGGAGCGAGATCTCCGTTAGGCCAGAGATTTCCCGTGTGATTGAGATACTCCAAGAGCATGATTTTATTTTGGAGACGCATGCCTCGGGAACAAATATCGAAGGGGAGCTAGAGGACATCCTCAGCGTTATCAGGAAAATACATGAGACGCTGCACCAAGAAGGCGCCGTCCGGCTAATCAGTTATCTGAAAGTGGAAACCCGCACTGATAAGATCCCAACCATCGCCGGTAAACGGCTTTAG
- a CDS encoding DegQ family serine endoprotease: MHRYRMILLLLAALFALPAQALEEGGVESLRQTGKAFAAVAREVSPSVVFIQVESIREERGSRAFPPPFGDEFFRRFFGEPFSPRGEAPKGQRRAIGQGSGFIFSSKKGLLSDKTYILTNSHVVEDADKIRVQFQDDREFEGEIVGTDPKSDIAVIEITVGGLPALEWGDSSKLQVGEWVIAMGNPFGLSHTLTVGVVSATGRTSLGISDYEDFIQTDAAINPGNSGGPLVNLNGEVVGVNTAIFSRSGGYMGIGFAIPSKLAKAIANQLIETGEVTRGYLGIVIQPLTAELAESFNMEQSQGILVAQVSEDSPAKKAGLKQGDVIVGYQDKPVKDIGGFRNRVALTAPGSRETLTIIRDGKRQKVKITIGELSQEQTLAEGPTQSAEELGLAVQTLTPELARQFDAKAGEGVVVTGVERGSIAAMAGIRVGNVILQINRKPIHSAKEFNRAMQESQDDKRALLLIRSGNMQHYVVLRW, from the coding sequence ATGCATAGATATCGGATGATTTTGTTATTGCTAGCGGCGCTTTTTGCATTGCCAGCACAGGCCCTTGAGGAAGGTGGCGTTGAGAGTCTGCGCCAGACGGGTAAGGCCTTTGCCGCCGTGGCCCGTGAAGTATCACCATCAGTGGTTTTCATCCAGGTGGAGAGTATCCGTGAGGAACGTGGTTCGCGGGCGTTTCCTCCACCCTTTGGCGATGAGTTTTTCAGGCGCTTTTTTGGCGAGCCCTTTTCGCCCCGGGGCGAGGCGCCAAAAGGCCAGCGCCGTGCCATCGGCCAGGGATCAGGCTTCATTTTTTCATCGAAAAAGGGCTTGCTGTCGGACAAGACTTATATTCTTACTAACAGCCATGTAGTGGAAGACGCTGACAAGATTCGGGTCCAATTTCAAGATGATCGCGAGTTCGAGGGTGAAATTGTTGGGACCGATCCCAAATCGGATATCGCGGTTATTGAGATTACCGTTGGCGGTCTTCCAGCCCTGGAATGGGGAGATTCTTCCAAGCTTCAAGTAGGGGAATGGGTAATAGCCATGGGTAACCCCTTTGGCTTGAGCCATACCCTGACCGTGGGCGTGGTGAGCGCCACGGGCCGCACCAGCTTAGGCATCAGCGATTATGAGGATTTTATTCAAACGGATGCCGCTATCAATCCTGGCAATTCCGGTGGTCCCCTGGTAAATCTGAACGGCGAAGTGGTGGGCGTCAATACCGCTATCTTCAGCCGGAGCGGGGGCTATATGGGCATAGGATTCGCCATTCCCAGCAAATTAGCCAAGGCTATTGCCAATCAACTCATTGAAACGGGCGAGGTGACCCGGGGTTATCTGGGAATTGTCATTCAGCCCCTGACGGCGGAGCTGGCGGAATCCTTCAATATGGAACAGTCCCAGGGTATTCTCGTTGCCCAGGTATCGGAGGACTCGCCTGCAAAAAAGGCGGGGCTCAAGCAAGGGGATGTGATTGTCGGTTACCAGGATAAGCCGGTTAAAGATATTGGCGGTTTCCGTAATCGAGTTGCGCTCACCGCGCCCGGTAGCCGTGAGACCCTTACTATTATCCGCGATGGTAAGCGGCAGAAGGTAAAAATTACTATTGGTGAACTCAGCCAAGAGCAGACCCTTGCCGAAGGGCCTACCCAGAGCGCGGAAGAATTGGGGTTGGCGGTTCAGACTTTGACTCCGGAGCTGGCAAGACAATTTGATGCCAAGGCGGGTGAAGGTGTGGTTGTTACTGGGGTTGAGCGTGGCTCCATCGCCGCCATGGCGGGGATCAGGGTGGGTAACGTGATTCTCCAGATCAACCGCAAGCCGATCCATAGTGCGAAGGAATTCAATCGTGCCATGCAGGAAAGCCAGGATGATAAGCGTGCTTTGTTGCTGATTCGTTCAGGTAATATGCAACATTACGTGGTACTGCGCTGGTAG
- a CDS encoding DUF4340 domain-containing protein has protein sequence MKKWITILSGLLLAQLVLAVAVNLMGENYDAFEPQEPLLAFDVKAVEGLRIEDGQNSLLLKQQDGQWWLPESGNFPADQDAVERLLDELAVLEKGWPVATTAGAAKRFKVDQNVFERKLTLLGKDEAETVLYVGTSPGFRKVHVRPAEEEAVYAVAFNTWEANAKADDWINKDILKLDGDQVTRVEMPGFVLERDGEALKVADLDAQEETKREEARALVDKLADLRIQSLLDSEAESEYQQAEPELEIKLARKSGDPLIYRFFKPEEEDYYLLKRSDWEPYFKVAAFTLEPIKKIGRENLVQAKTKETPKETAEGNVSAEAELDTAEVKE, from the coding sequence ATGAAAAAGTGGATTACCATTTTAAGCGGTCTGCTATTAGCCCAACTGGTTTTGGCGGTAGCGGTCAACCTCATGGGGGAGAATTACGATGCCTTTGAGCCACAAGAGCCGCTACTCGCTTTCGATGTCAAGGCAGTGGAAGGTTTGCGGATTGAAGATGGGCAGAATAGCCTGCTGCTCAAGCAACAAGATGGCCAATGGTGGTTGCCGGAAAGCGGGAACTTTCCGGCTGACCAGGATGCCGTGGAGCGGCTGTTAGATGAACTTGCCGTGTTGGAGAAGGGCTGGCCAGTGGCGACTACCGCAGGGGCGGCTAAGCGCTTTAAGGTGGACCAGAATGTTTTTGAACGCAAGCTGACGCTGCTGGGAAAGGATGAGGCCGAGACGGTGCTCTATGTGGGCACTTCGCCTGGATTTCGCAAGGTCCATGTTCGGCCCGCAGAGGAAGAAGCGGTTTACGCGGTAGCTTTCAATACCTGGGAGGCTAATGCTAAGGCCGACGACTGGATTAACAAGGATATTCTCAAGTTGGATGGGGATCAGGTAACTCGAGTGGAAATGCCGGGTTTTGTCCTGGAACGGGATGGCGAAGCGTTAAAGGTAGCGGATCTGGATGCTCAGGAGGAAACCAAGAGGGAAGAAGCCCGTGCTTTGGTGGACAAGCTGGCCGATCTCCGTATCCAGTCTCTGTTGGATTCCGAGGCGGAGTCGGAGTATCAGCAAGCTGAGCCTGAGCTGGAGATTAAACTGGCCCGCAAGTCTGGCGATCCTCTGATCTATCGCTTCTTCAAGCCCGAGGAAGAGGACTATTATCTACTCAAGCGTTCTGATTGGGAACCCTATTTTAAAGTTGCCGCGTTCACGTTAGAGCCGATTAAAAAGATAGGACGGGAAAATCTGGTGCAGGCTAAGACGAAGGAGACGCCCAAGGAAACCGCCGAGGGTAATGTTTCTGCCGAAGCAGAGTTGGATACAGCGGAGGTAAAGGAATGA
- a CDS encoding Gldg family protein, translating to MGSILRIARKEFAGFFSSPTAFIFLGAFLAVILFVFFWVETFFARNIADVRPLFEWMPLLLIFLVAAITMRMWSEERRTGTLEFLLATPVKSYQFVLGKFLACLGLVAVALLLTLPLPLTVSFLGPLDWGPVLGGYVATLFLAAAYGAIGLFVSARSPNQIVSLILTTVVCGVFYLLGSEALTGLFGNRVSEFLQLLGSGSRFDSITRGVIDLRDLYYYLSLVGVFLTLNVFALEWLRWAGNPTNATHRRWGLITGLFAANFLAANLWLAPLGGVRADVTEGNVYSISEATRGYLTQLREPMLIRGYFSAQTHPLLAPLVPRLRDLLEEYAVAGEGRLRVEFIDPREHPELEREANEKYGIKPVPFQFASKYQSSVVNSYFDILIQYGDQHQVLDFQDLIEVKAQSQNDLSVDLGNPEYDLTQAIKKVLYAYQSAGNLFGNIPYPVRFKGYISGNEKLPEVLQTLRQDLDTVLDELQRESGGKLTVDIRDPDAEGGALAQQIESEFGFRPMAASLLDSNTFWFYMTLEGGERIIQVPLPEEFKKAGLERSLNAALKRFSQGFLKTVALHTPPATPSLPQFGMMGGGGKRFSLLRDTLAEEHNVITADLKDGQAPLDADLLLLAAPETLDEKQLFAVDQFLMRGGTVIMAMAPFKVDTQQALAAKPHSSGLKDWLAYQGLVFEEQMVLDPQNAAFPIPVERNIGGFVVQETQLVDYPYFVDIRSDGMPQDNGITAGLNQVTLTWASPITIDAQKNEKREVTPLLESSEQSWISDSLNIQPDFRAHGQLGFPVGENPGRQLLGVAVEGRFDSFFKNKPSPLMAAEEEPDAAKEESAADTQKDEAQSEEKPEPVITRVIERSPESARIILFGSNSFLSDEMLDLAAAGLGTRYLKPVELTENAIDWSLEDRGLLAIRGRAQFSRTLYPLEREAQVFWEYLNYGLALLGLLLVWLFRRRANRQAQQRYAEILSETR from the coding sequence ATGGGAAGTATATTGAGAATCGCCCGTAAGGAATTCGCCGGCTTTTTCTCCTCGCCTACCGCCTTTATTTTTCTCGGTGCTTTTCTGGCAGTAATCCTGTTTGTTTTTTTCTGGGTGGAAACTTTCTTTGCCCGCAATATTGCCGATGTGCGGCCCCTTTTTGAATGGATGCCATTATTGCTGATTTTCCTGGTAGCCGCCATCACAATGCGGATGTGGTCGGAGGAGCGGCGTACGGGTACGCTGGAATTTTTGCTGGCCACACCGGTGAAGAGTTATCAGTTCGTACTCGGTAAGTTTCTCGCCTGCTTAGGACTGGTGGCGGTGGCATTGCTGCTCACCTTGCCGTTGCCCTTGACCGTAAGCTTTCTTGGTCCCCTGGATTGGGGGCCGGTATTGGGGGGCTATGTGGCTACCCTGTTTCTGGCGGCGGCCTATGGGGCCATCGGATTATTCGTGAGCGCCCGCTCGCCGAATCAGATCGTGAGCTTGATCTTGACCACGGTGGTCTGCGGCGTTTTTTATTTGCTAGGTTCCGAGGCTTTAACGGGGTTGTTCGGCAATCGGGTCTCGGAGTTTCTGCAATTGTTGGGTTCCGGTTCACGCTTTGACTCTATTACCCGGGGCGTTATCGATCTGCGCGATCTTTACTATTATTTGAGCCTAGTCGGGGTATTTCTCACCCTCAATGTTTTTGCCTTGGAGTGGTTGCGGTGGGCAGGCAACCCTACTAACGCCACCCATCGGCGCTGGGGCCTGATAACCGGGCTGTTCGCGGCCAATTTTCTGGCCGCTAACCTGTGGCTTGCGCCTTTGGGCGGGGTCCGGGCGGATGTGACCGAAGGCAACGTCTATTCCATCTCCGAAGCAACTCGGGGTTACCTGACGCAGCTGCGAGAACCCATGCTGATTCGTGGCTATTTTAGCGCCCAAACCCATCCCTTGTTGGCACCCCTGGTGCCGCGCCTGCGCGATTTGCTGGAAGAGTATGCGGTGGCTGGCGAAGGCCGGTTGCGGGTGGAGTTTATAGATCCCCGGGAGCATCCGGAACTGGAACGGGAGGCCAACGAAAAGTACGGTATTAAGCCGGTACCCTTCCAGTTTGCAAGTAAATATCAATCCTCGGTGGTCAACTCTTACTTCGATATCCTGATTCAGTACGGCGATCAGCATCAGGTATTAGATTTTCAGGATCTTATCGAGGTCAAGGCACAAAGCCAGAATGATCTCAGCGTGGATTTAGGTAATCCCGAGTACGACCTGACTCAAGCTATCAAAAAGGTGCTCTATGCTTACCAAAGCGCTGGCAATTTATTCGGAAATATTCCCTATCCAGTGCGCTTCAAGGGGTATATCTCAGGGAATGAAAAACTGCCGGAAGTGCTCCAGACGCTCCGTCAGGACTTGGATACAGTACTGGATGAATTGCAACGGGAGTCAGGAGGCAAGTTAACCGTTGATATCCGCGATCCGGATGCTGAGGGGGGCGCTCTTGCCCAGCAAATTGAGAGTGAATTTGGCTTTCGTCCCATGGCTGCCAGTTTGCTTGATAGCAATACCTTTTGGTTTTATATGACCCTTGAAGGAGGGGAGCGCATCATCCAGGTACCCCTGCCAGAAGAATTTAAAAAGGCAGGGCTTGAACGCAGTCTCAATGCTGCGCTCAAACGTTTCTCCCAAGGTTTTCTGAAGACGGTGGCCTTGCATACACCGCCCGCAACGCCCTCTCTGCCTCAGTTTGGCATGATGGGCGGAGGCGGTAAGCGCTTCAGTTTGTTGCGAGACACTTTAGCGGAAGAACACAATGTCATCACGGCCGATCTTAAGGATGGACAGGCGCCCTTGGATGCTGATTTGTTACTGCTAGCGGCTCCGGAGACGCTGGATGAGAAACAATTGTTTGCCGTGGACCAATTTTTGATGCGCGGCGGTACCGTGATAATGGCTATGGCGCCCTTTAAAGTCGATACCCAGCAGGCATTGGCCGCCAAGCCTCACAGCTCAGGGCTGAAAGACTGGTTAGCCTATCAGGGCTTGGTGTTTGAAGAACAAATGGTGCTCGACCCACAAAATGCGGCCTTCCCCATTCCAGTAGAGCGCAACATTGGAGGCTTTGTGGTGCAGGAGACACAGTTGGTGGATTATCCCTACTTTGTGGATATCCGCAGCGACGGTATGCCTCAGGATAATGGCATCACTGCTGGTCTCAACCAGGTCACGCTAACCTGGGCTTCTCCCATTACCATAGATGCGCAGAAAAATGAGAAACGTGAGGTTACTCCCCTGCTGGAGAGTTCAGAGCAATCCTGGATCTCCGATAGCCTTAATATCCAGCCTGATTTCCGTGCCCACGGCCAGCTGGGCTTTCCCGTTGGTGAGAACCCGGGCAGGCAGTTGTTGGGGGTAGCGGTGGAAGGCCGTTTTGATTCCTTTTTCAAGAATAAGCCTTCGCCTTTGATGGCTGCGGAAGAAGAGCCGGATGCAGCGAAGGAGGAGTCGGCGGCGGATACTCAAAAGGATGAGGCCCAGAGCGAAGAGAAGCCGGAGCCGGTGATTACGCGGGTGATTGAACGTTCGCCTGAGTCGGCCCGCATTATTCTATTTGGTTCCAACAGTTTCCTAAGCGACGAAATGCTGGACTTGGCTGCCGCTGGGTTGGGTACTCGTTATCTCAAACCCGTCGAACTGACGGAGAACGCCATTGATTGGTCCTTGGAAGATCGGGGTTTGCTCGCTATTCGTGGCCGAGCCCAATTCTCGCGTACGCTTTATCCCCTGGAGCGGGAGGCTCAAGTATTCTGGGAGTACCTTAACTATGGTCTCGCCCTGTTGGGGCTGCTACTGGTTTGGCTGTTTCGCAGACGGGCTAATCGGCAGGCTCAGCAGCGCTATGCGGAAATACTGAGTGAAACCAGATAA
- a CDS encoding ABC transporter ATP-binding protein, which produces MIRVESVTRTYGDLVAVDQVSFQIGQGEIVGLLGHNGAGKTTIMKMLTGYLEPTSGSIEIDGLDIATCREAVQSRIGYLPENDPLYPEMTVIDYLDYSASLHGVPTGERDKKIREAIASTELSLKAADTIGTLSRGYRQRVGVAQAILHTPRLLILDEPTNGLDPTQVQHMRALIRTLAKRATVILSTHILQEVQAICDRVIIIRNGRKALDATMDELQAGRRLLVAVDAGPERALGVLKSVKGIQSVERMEEGGPGHRYALDLVGQDELAVTAPRVASQIATAGWKLYALQPESRNLETLFGEISAQDGR; this is translated from the coding sequence ATGATCCGAGTAGAATCGGTGACGAGAACTTATGGCGACTTGGTCGCGGTCGATCAAGTGTCCTTCCAAATTGGCCAAGGGGAAATCGTCGGCTTGCTGGGCCACAATGGGGCGGGTAAAACCACCATCATGAAAATGCTGACCGGCTATTTGGAGCCCACCAGCGGTTCCATTGAAATAGATGGTTTGGATATTGCTACCTGCCGGGAAGCCGTTCAAAGCCGCATTGGCTATCTGCCAGAGAACGATCCACTTTATCCCGAAATGACGGTCATCGACTATTTGGATTATTCGGCTTCCCTGCATGGGGTTCCAACGGGAGAGCGGGACAAGAAGATCAGGGAAGCCATCGCTAGTACCGAGCTATCCCTTAAGGCGGCGGATACTATCGGCACCCTTTCCAGAGGTTATCGCCAGCGGGTTGGGGTGGCGCAAGCGATTTTGCATACTCCCCGCCTGCTTATTCTTGACGAGCCTACGAACGGTTTGGACCCTACCCAGGTGCAGCATATGCGGGCGTTGATCCGTACCCTGGCGAAACGGGCCACGGTTATTCTTTCTACCCACATCCTTCAGGAAGTTCAGGCCATCTGTGATCGGGTCATTATTATCCGTAATGGCCGTAAGGCACTGGATGCTACCATGGATGAACTGCAGGCGGGTAGACGGTTATTGGTAGCCGTTGACGCCGGACCGGAGCGAGCTCTTGGTGTGCTCAAATCAGTGAAGGGCATTCAATCGGTGGAGCGGATGGAGGAAGGAGGGCCGGGCCATCGCTACGCGCTGGATCTGGTTGGCCAGGACGAGCTGGCTGTTACCGCGCCCCGGGTGGCTAGCCAGATCGCGACTGCAGGCTGGAAGCTCTACGCTTTGCAACCCGAGAGCCGGAATTTGGAAACCCTCTTTGGTGAAATTTCAGCTCAGGATGGGAGGTAA